TTCAATAGTGAGTTTGGGATGGAAGCATTCCCCCATATGTCAACGATTGAGTATTTCGTTGAAAATGAAGCGGACAAATACCCTCAGTCACATGTCCTCGACTTCCACAACAAGGCCGACGGACACGAGCGAAGGATTGCTACATATCTTGTCGAGAACTTAAGGACAGCTACAGACTTAGAGGCATGCTACCTGATTCGACTCTCAGGATTCATGTGGCTAACTTGATACAGACATATGTTTATCTCACACAGGTTGTCCAGGCTGAAACCATGATGTTCGGATACCGTGGATGGCGTCGTCAATGGGGTGATGAAAGACATTGTGGAGGTGCCCTGCTTTGGCAACTAAATGATTGCTGGCCCACTATCTCCTGGGCTATCGTAGACTACTTCCTGCGGCCCAAACCGGCATTCTATGCTGTAGCACGTGTTCTGAAGCCCATTGCTGTCGGTGTGCGGAGAGAGCATCATGACTGGAGTGTGACCCATGCGCAGCCGCCGAAGACGAGCAAGTACGAGCTATGGATTGCTAGTAGCTTGCAGAAGGAAACTGTTGGCACAATCGAGCTTAGGTTCCTTTCCGTCAATACGGGACTTGATGTCCGTGCGCCCATCCTGCGTGACAACGTCAAAATAGTGCCGAACGGCACTACAAACATCCTGGAAGGTGTCATTAACCATAAGGCACAACCCGAACCTCACGTACTCGCTGCTCGACTCTGGGTGGATGGTGAGGTTACTGCTCGCGATGTGGATTGGCCCCAGCCGTTCAAGTATCTTGATTTATCCGATCGAGGACTGGAAGTGAACAAGGTTTCAGAATCGGGTAACGAGCAGAAACTGTTGATCACCGCGAAAAAGCCTGTCAAATGCCTCGTCTTCGAGGAAAGGGATGGCATCAGAGTTAGCGACAGTGCTATGGACATTGTCCCGGGAGATGGGCAAACAGTCACCGTAACCGGGCTGAAGGCAGGTGATGCTCCTCTGAAGTACAAGTATCTTGGCCAGTGATTATGTGGAATGGGTTTGATTGAGTGTGCGGCTTTATTACAGGATGTCCAATATCCAATGACCCAATCATGACATGACATGCCAGTGTATGTTATGGGCTTAGAAGAAAATTGACGGGGTCATAGCCTAGAAATGATTGATTATTCGAGGTATAGAACCTCGGAATGAATTATTTAACGAACCTATCTACTAATTACACATTAAACAACCGGAAATGCTTGTTATATGCAACTAGCTTCACTTAGGGTAGTATTGATAAGTAAGTCTAGAGAAACACGAGCCCATCAACTACTACTATATGTATCTCTTGCACGTTAATGGTGAGCTCAGGTGTATATTCACTACCATTCTCAATACAGACAGAATGAGATTACGCGATCAGCCAATCAAACGATACCCAGCacagaagagcaagaaaaaaaataaagaaccaGCCTCATATAGTAAGATCATggggggaaaaagaagcaaaaaagaaacctcTCCACCTATGGCACATGGCCACCAACTGCCCAAAGCAATTCCATCTTATCAGATAATCACCCCGATCAGTCCTAGCCCCAAAGTCCAATGATGACGCCCATCAATCAGTGATTGAATTAATTTCATTCCCGCAAATAATCCCCCTCCAtttcatcaccaccatcccaCTCCAGTCGACACAAATAAATGGCCGGAACCAAACGCACCTGGGACGGCAAACAGCTCTCACTccaacccaacaacaacaacaaccatcAGACTACTATTACAATGGCCGAACAACCGACGCAAATTCACTCCATCTTCGAGACCTTCCGCAACGAGCTAGATGAGCACCACGATCGGCGCGAGCGACTAATCAAGATCTCAAGAGATATCACGGCACTGAGCAAGAAGATGTATGTTTATAACCTGTTCCCATCTATCTTAGGTTATGCACATAGCCAATTTCATCGAgcaagcaaaagcaaagcaagcTAACACAAACCGCAGTATCTTCTCCCTCCAACGGTAACACACCCAACCAACCCATCAACACCCTCAAAAAACAAAGTCTAACAAGATAAAACTCCCCAGAATCCGCAAACTCAACGCCCCGCTCCCGGAAAACATCACAAAAGAAACTCAATCCCGCTTCACCCAAATCCAATCCCTCTTCACCAACGCCCTCCCAGACCTCACCGGCCCAAACAAATGGCGCTACCAGCGTCAACTAAGCGGCGCAATTCAGGAATATATCGAGGCGCTCTCCTTCCACCACTATCTCACCTCGCAGACCCTCATCACGCTCCCCGAAGTGCGCACGAAACTCCCCGCCGAGATACTCGTCACGGAGGAGGATTATCTGTTGGGTTTGTTTGATTTAACTGGGGAGATGATGCGGTTTGCGGTTACGGCGCTGTCGGCTGGGTCGGTTGCTtctgaggagaagaagatggggtTGAGTAGGGAGCAGAATGGGATTGTGGTGGATTTGAGGGAGATGAGGTCGCTTTTTGAGGGGTTGAGTGTGTCTAGACGGCATAATTTGATTAAGGAtttggggaagaagatggaggttATGCAGGGGAGTGTggagaaggtggagaggGCTGCTTATGGGATTTTGGTGAGGGGGAGTGAGAGGCCGGCTGGGTGGATGCCGGATCtctctggtggtggtgatgagggGTATTAATTCATGGTTTTTGTTCGGGGTGGCTTAGTGTAGGCTGTGTATGTGTGTATGTTTTATCCATGTATCTATAGAAGAGTGTGAATCTTCTGAGCTAAGTAAGCTAGATTTaactaaactaaactatCCCAGGAGCTGAGATTAACAATCCCATATCAAGCTCGTGTGTCATGCACTATGTTGTACGTTATTTACCATATCTTTGTGTTATTttcgaaaagaaagaacaaccAAATGTACCCCATTAATCCATCCATATACTCCGTCCATCAAACCATAATCCATAACCCATATCCATCATAACCCGTCAACAACTGCCGAAGATTGCAGTCAAATAGTCGGCTGCCTCGgatcctcatcttccgtcAAGATCCCCTGAGCCATGAGATCCTCCGGCTGCGGCCGGTTCTGAATCTTCTGGTCGAGATGATCAGCCAGCATATGTTTCTCCAGTTCGCGGGCGTGAGCCTGAAGCGCCGGGGCTGCGTTGGTATGCGGGAGGATATTGCCTTTTGTACACAAGAGTCAAGTTAGCATTCGAATATATGAGAATATGACTAGAGTCAGTtgcgagagaagaagcgTAGGTGAATGGGTGAAATGTCAAGATACGCACGCTCAACCAGTTCTTCGCGATCCGGTCTGTGCTCGAGATGTTTCTTCAAACTATCAGTAGTGCGCTGACGGTCTAGTTCCTGTCTTGCTGCTTGGATAGATCTATAGGTTATTTGTTAGTGGCACGATGTGAAGATTATAGCTAGTACAGTAAGCAGAGTCAAGGAACCATACGGAGCAACATTGGTGTCGAGGAGGATGTGTCTCTCTTTGAGATCCTGGGGATCAGGACGATTCAGGAGATGCTTCTCCAGGGAATTGCGTCGCTCGGTGGGTGATGCGGCGAGGGAGGTTTCGTCGACGGTGTTGATCATTGTCATTGCTTGCTTGCGGCTACGACGATTAGTATGGAAGTATGGAAGGACTAGCACTTGTATAGTGTTGGCAAGGTTTGAGATCTTGAAGAGACGATTGGGTGGGAATCAGGTCCCGGAGGATACTTACGTATTATGTTTATAATTTATTGCTGGGCGATGACAAGTAACCGTGAGGTTGGGAGGgtggaaggaggggaaatcaAGTGACGTTGACATCAATGCGGAGGTTTGATCCACGGGACCTTAACTGCGgctattaattaaatacttGGGGCATGACCTCATGGCATGGCTCATTAGAGTTTCCTTGTACACGGTTAGGGTTATCatatctcatctcatctcttTCGTGACCACGAGCTAAACATAGGTTTCATTCTTgtcatctgtttctttttctcgttTTCTTAATAAACAATACCTAGAAGCACTACTAAAGCATGCATCTTGCCCATCCCCCTCATACTCCCACAGAGCAATAGCAACAGGTTCAACAAAAATAAGCAAGACAACTCTCATATGTGTGGGTGGTAACTGCTGAGTAATATGTTGAATAGCTAGCTCGTTTACGCATGTCGGGTCGAACAGGTGTGTGGCCCAGGAGACCGGACATGTGGAAGGACATAAAACAAAAAGCTCGTTCCTCCATCGTAACGGAAAGCAAGTGTATGAGCAAGAAGACCCGTCTGACCCCAGAACCTGACCTAGAGCCTGATCATCGGTCTCGCACGAGAATGGTTGTATGGATCGAATCAGTGCCGTATCCGACTCGTACTCATCCTTCATGTCCGTGCAATCCATATAGGACCCATTCGCCTCATCCATCAAGTCACAGTCTGAACTGACATCGACCAGTAGGCAGTCCGGGAACGGAAGATGATTTCTGCTTCGAATAACAACCACAGTGGTCTCTGTTGGAAATTGCAAACAAATGCTCCGTCGACATCAAAATCAACGGGGCTCTGCCGTCCGGTCAAGGAACCCAGAGTTTCCCCCGGCCTCGGCTGTTACCACGAGTTGGTCCACGAGGAGCTCCTCGGCGACCACTATTGTAGTTCCGAGACGCTCCGGCCATGCCCCGCGCAGCCCCGGATTGCGTACTGAGATCGATCGTGGGCTGCTGTTTGTTGGCAGTGGTGGGCAAGGACCTACTGAAAGAGTTGGGGTCGATGGGCTGAGTAGGAATCTCCATTGTACTCTCCACAGGCGGCGCCGTGTTCTTAGAGGCGGCGGGTTTCCGATTGCTTCCGCCACGCGACGCTCCTCGTGAGCTTCCTTTTCCGCGGCCCCGAGGAACAAAGACTAGTTCATCCTCGTCGCTTTCGTCGTCGTAGGAAAGCAGCGACTTCGGTTCGGCCGTCTGAGTTTGGGTCTTTTCCACATATTTGCAGCGATTCTTGTATTCCCGTTCTTCGTACTGAATGGAAGTCCGCAGCTGATGGATGTTCTTTACACCAATGCCAAACTTCTGAGCCCAAATCTGCGTGGAGCGATCGTTCGTAATGAGAATACAGCTTTTAGCCGCGTTGGAGGCATCCGGGCCACTATGCAGCCGCCACAGCAACGCACTGAGTAGCGGTCGGAGCACCAAGGGAACCGTGGGAATGGTGGAGCCGGAAGCAGATCGCTTATGTCCGTTCGTCTGCTTAACTTTACGGTTGCTTGTTCCGTTTCCATTCTCAACCACATGAGAGTTGGCACATTCGGGACTCGTGCGGGAACTTCTTGATGAAGGTGGCGACGCAGGGGCACTGTGAGTCCCTGCCGAGTTAATCGACGCGGCGTCCGAGTCCTTCTTAAAGTTCAGCTTGTTGAGAAGCATTTGCGACAGATCATCCGGGGCTCCGTTTTTCTTGTTGTCTCTTCCTGTAggtcccttcttctccaacggCGTCTCCCCGGCACCGGTTCCGTTTGTCGCCTCCGGCTCCTCTTCGAATTCCGGTAAAAAGAACTTCTCCGCATCACTCCAGTTCTCGTACTGCTCCATCGGGCCCTGAAGGGCAACGCGATCGGCCGGAGTGCTGTCCTTTCCGGAAGTAACGCGGTCAAGGAAGCGAACCGCCTCGCGGGCGTTGATAGCGACTTGAGACCCGGCTCGTTTCAATGCATGGAGGCGTTCAAGGGCTGAGTAAAGGGAGAATGGTGAGAAAAATGTAAGATATACAGAAtggataaaataaaaaggataGAACTAGACAGAAAATACAGTGGGAGATACATACTGTAAAGAGGAACGACCAAGGTGATCGCGCCGTTGGTTGTCCATTTTTTGATTTCGCTGATGTTGGTAGTCAGCGCCGTCTCATCCACGGCACAGTGGAAGACCTTGCGTCCGGTCGACATCGCTTCAGCGGCCGACAAGAGGCAGAGCGCGTAGGTGAATCTTAGGGATGGTTAAGACGGCGCAGTGCCCTACACCGAATGGCTGATTTGAACGAGTGCGACTGAGCCGCCGCGGCGTTAGCGGATGGGTCCTCAGAAGGAGGTTTGGTCTGATGGCGGAGGGATATGAGAATGTGGGGGCAATGGCATTAAGATTAGGTCAATCAAGAGGCCGAGGACAACCTCAGGCCACCAAGATGCCGGAACAAACAAACCACAAGGTACTTACCGTGGGATCCTGgttcacaaagaaggaacaTCTGCAGCATTTTGGGGGTCTGACCGAGTCATTCGCGGAAATATTAAGGCCCAGGTAAAGGCAGATTGAATGGTCATTGAACAGCAGCGGATCAACTGTGACGCCGTGGGAGTGACTCGCCCGACTGACTAAGCGGAACAGTCATCATCTACCAGGTTCATCACGTTTCTACATCGATTCGATAGGGAAAGTCCAAGGTgacaaccaaaagaaaaagcaatgagATGAGATATTCTGTTCATTTCAATAACCATACTGCGGTAACAAAGCTCGATAGGATATCTACTGGGTTACACTCTATAGAATAATTGACATGCTGTCACCGTAACACAAAAGTCCTCCATGGAAGCAAAGAACGAACGCTATGTCATACAAGCATCAAGGGCCATCTTGACGCAAATTCGCAGCCAAGGCAATGATAAGAGATGCCTAATTCCCACCAGCCTAGTTCAGCTTTTTGATCAGTCCGTCAGCGGGCTTGACACGCTGTGCCCACTCACTAGACGACATACATAGTAAGCAACTGTAATTTTGAAAGGCGTGGGACTTAGTGAATGATAAGAAGTACTTACGTCCAGCTTCCATCGTACACCCTCCGAAGGTTAGGATCTCCGTACTCTGCTTCACCCAAGGCGGTTTCAATAATCGTAGCGGTCACACCAGTGCCGCAAGAGCTAATGATCGACTTGGAGTcatcaatttctttttcttcgaagaTTTTGCACAGCTCAGACTTCGAGCGAAAAGTCTTCGTCTCCGGATCCAGTAATTCTTGAAAGGGCAGGCTCTTGGAGCCAGGAATATGGCCCGAGGACAACCCCGGGCGTGGTTCGGGATCAGTTCCCGCCCAGCGGCCGTAAGATCGCGCATCCAAGATCTCAACTTCTTTAGCACCTTCTTTCCTATGCTCTTTGGCAATCTCCTTCAACTCCAAGTACGGGATCACCAGTTTCGAATCGTAATTAGGTACTGGATAGCTGGTCCGTTCCACTTGCTGGGGCTCCCCAGTCTCCGTCGGGTACCCTTCGCGCACCCACAATCGGTAGTTGTTTAAGAGATGAACTCGAGGGTGTCCAAATACTCGTAGGGTCCAGCCGACACGGGGGGCGCTGAAGATTCCGAGCTCTTCGGTGTCGTAAACCACCACTTCGTCGTCACGCCGGATGCCAAGCTCGCTCATCGCATCGGCAAATG
This window of the Aspergillus flavus chromosome 8, complete sequence genome carries:
- a CDS encoding putative translin-associated factor TraX (translin-associated protein X), whose translation is MAGTKRTWDGKQLSLQPNNNNNHQTTITMAEQPTQIHSIFETFRNELDEHHDRRERLIKISRDITALSKKIIFSLQRIRKLNAPLPENITKETQSRFTQIQSLFTNALPDLTGPNKWRYQRQLSGAIQEYIEALSFHHYLTSQTLITLPEVRTKLPAEILVTEEDYLLGLFDLTGEMMRFAVTALSAGSVASEEKKMGLSREQNGIVVDLREMRSLFEGLSVSRRHNLIKDLGKKMEVMQGSVEKVERAAYGILVRGSERPAGWMPDLSGGGDEGY
- a CDS encoding mercaptopyruvate sulfurtransferase → MAFAALRHSIPSPTRLLRPTMSTPSQARLQSQCRQVSFSSYLVSPKELSEALKKNPATKISTAPRVVPLCAAWFMPNDPEGRKGIDIFRKHRIPQARFFDLDAIKDAESPYPHMLPTAETFADAMSELGIRRDDEVVVYDTEELGIFSAPRVGWTLRVFGHPRVHLLNNYRLWVREGYPTETGEPQQVERTSYPVPNYDSKLVIPYLELKEIAKEHRKEGAKEVEILDARSYGRWAGTDPEPRPGLSSGHIPGSKSLPFQELLDPETKTFRSKSELCKIFEEKEIDDSKSIISSCGTGVTATIIETALGEAEYGDPNLRRVYDGSWTEWAQRVKPADGLIKKLN